One Lactobacillus crispatus DNA segment encodes these proteins:
- a CDS encoding RNA-guided endonuclease InsQ/TnpB family protein encodes MIVKTRVYRLKPDEAMKQILDDWCNYRRYCWNQALALWQDLYMAHTIFDKVVATTFIPKQNKKTKKWRMTHQDYHLNPSPNWRLVRDLMIEQKEDWQYAYSARTLQLAVQDLGKAWQNFFNKAQPDWGKPKFRSKKNPRQGFKTDRAKIEDGLLWLEMPRDTPYKDRWAGIELSNKPLSGKIGVVSIFKVNHKYYASIPYKLEKPLPKAKTGKGTGVDINVGHFNYQDGQCLVLPKSLKRLYAKIKFYQKRLAKKRTVNGRIKGTQSNKYLKTKTKLQSCYERVSNIQHDLMHKFTTKLVNDYDQIVIENLDVKGMLMSHVASKGMHRSMFGLFRQLLAYKCDWYDKELILANKLYPSTQRCAVCGMVKKGDEKVTLKGNQKHGTKHNEYICYNPDCPNYGKVVDRDENAMKNLTLLISHPELNKAI; translated from the coding sequence ATGATAGTAAAAACACGCGTTTACCGTCTAAAACCAGATGAGGCGATGAAGCAAATTTTGGACGATTGGTGTAACTACCGTCGATACTGTTGGAATCAAGCCTTGGCTTTATGGCAAGACTTGTATATGGCACATACTATTTTTGATAAAGTAGTTGCCACTACCTTTATTCCTAAGCAGAATAAAAAGACTAAGAAATGGCGCATGACTCATCAAGATTATCACTTAAATCCTAGTCCTAATTGGCGTTTAGTAAGAGATCTAATGATTGAACAAAAGGAAGATTGGCAGTATGCCTACTCTGCTCGCACTTTACAGTTAGCGGTACAGGATTTAGGCAAAGCATGGCAAAATTTCTTTAATAAAGCACAGCCTGATTGGGGCAAGCCTAAGTTCCGCTCTAAGAAAAATCCGCGCCAAGGCTTTAAAACTGATCGAGCAAAGATAGAGGATGGACTACTTTGGTTAGAAATGCCTAGAGATACCCCATATAAGGATCGTTGGGCAGGGATCGAGCTTTCAAATAAGCCTTTATCGGGTAAAATTGGTGTAGTTTCAATTTTTAAAGTAAACCATAAGTATTATGCTTCTATACCTTATAAGCTAGAAAAGCCTTTACCCAAGGCTAAAACTGGCAAAGGTACAGGAGTTGATATTAATGTAGGTCACTTTAATTATCAAGATGGACAGTGTTTAGTCTTGCCTAAGTCACTAAAGAGGCTTTATGCGAAAATCAAGTTTTATCAAAAGCGTTTAGCTAAGAAGCGGACAGTTAATGGCAGAATCAAGGGGACACAAAGTAATAAGTATTTGAAGACGAAAACCAAGCTTCAATCTTGTTATGAACGTGTTTCCAATATTCAGCACGACTTGATGCACAAGTTTACAACCAAACTGGTTAATGATTATGACCAAATAGTAATTGAAAACTTAGACGTAAAAGGCATGCTTATGAGTCACGTTGCTTCAAAAGGTATGCATCGATCAATGTTTGGACTGTTTAGACAGCTATTGGCTTATAAGTGTGATTGGTATGATAAAGAACTGATCTTGGCTAATAAGCTTTATCCGTCAACACAAAGATGTGCAGTTTGTGGTATGGTCAAAAAAGGTGATGAAAAAGTCACCTTAAAGGGTAATCAAAAGCATGGCACTAAGCATAATGAATATATTTGTTATAATCCGGACTGCCCAAATTATGGCAAAGTAGTTGATCGCGATGAAAATGCCATGAAGAACTTGACGCTGTTAATCAGCCATCCAGAATTAAATAAAGCAATATAA